In Acidobacteriota bacterium, the genomic window CGTGACCTGGTACAACGCATGCGTCGCTTCGCCAGCGACACACTGACGGCGCACAACATCGAACTAAAATTCATTGCGCCCGCATCCGACGAAAGCATAAAGCTCAATTCCGAGTTGCGCCGCGAAATCTTCCTGATCTTCAAAGAAGCTGTTAACAACATCGCCCGCCATTCGCATTGCACACTGGCTGAAGTCGCGCTGCAAGCCGAGGGCCGCGAACTCGCGCTGCGAATCGGCGACAACGGCATAGGTTTCGATCCAAACTCCGCGGACGGCGGGCAGGGATTGCTGAGTATGCGCAAGCGGGCGGCAGCGCTGGGCAGCGAGCTTGTCATTGCTTCGAGCTGTGAAGCGGGAGCGATCCTGACGCTACGCGTGCCGTTAGCGCGCGAAAGACGCTAACTATGAATCTTCACAGTGGCGTTCCGCCATTTTTCGGCTAAGCTGGCGACGGCTTTTCTTCACAGTCCTTTGAGCAAAGCAATGTCGAACGAAACATTCCCAACAGCGGTAACGCCACAGCCCACTGCCGACACGATCATCAAGGTGGCAGTGGTCGAAGATCACCGCGAGTACCGCGAGTACCTGACTGCGCTGCTCGCCGGCACCGAAGGCTTCCACTGCACAGGTAGTTTTCGTTCGATGGAAGAGGCGCTGCAAAAGATCGGCTTCGATCTGCCAGCGGTGGCATTAGTAGACATCGGCCTGCCGGGGATGAACGGCGTCGAAGGCATACGCCTGCTGAAAGCGAAATACCCCGAATTATTGCTGCTCACGCTTACAATCCACGATGACGACGAACGAGTCTTCGACGCGCTATGCGCGGGCGCTTCCGGCTACCTGCTCAAAAAGACGCCGCCAGCGCGTCTGCTGGAAAGCTTAAAGGAAGCCATTGCCGGAGGCGCGCCAATGTCGCCCGAAGTCGCACGACGCGTGATTGCGTTGTTCCGTGACATTCGCCCACCCGAACGCGCCGATTACCAACTGACACCGCACGAGTTGCGTCTGCTCAAGCTCTTTGTAGACGGTCACAATTACAAGACCGCCGCCGCCGAACTCAAAGTCACGCCGAGCACGATCAATTTCCATTTACAGAACATCTATCAAAAGCTCCAAGTCCATTCGAAGACCGAAGCCGTCGCCAAAGCCCTTCGCCATCGGCTGATTTAACCCATCTCTCGCCGCTTTAGCCATCCAAAAATACTGTGAGAAGTCACAGTGACGGCAAAGACCGGGGCGCTGTATTTCTGCCGTCGCATTGAAATCCCTGCGTGCAACCCAGGTCTTAGCCGTCTTCAGCAACTTGGTGCCGGACCTGCTACGCCACGCCGGTCGGGAAAATCTCGTCAACAGGAGGAAACGCGATGTCTAACGCTGGCCTTTTCACCAGGGTGAAATTCGGTCTTTTCGTACTATCAATCAGCGCGCTGGCGCTGTTCGGCAGACGCACGTCGGAACTGACGGCAACGGCCAGTGAGCAGCCCTTACCCAACGTACAAGGCGCGTCGGCGACCGAGTACCTGAGACAACAGGGACTCTACCCTTCCCTGTCATCGGCGCTGTCGGCGGCGCGCTATCAAGCGCAGCCTTTGCCGACGGCCAACACGTTTCAGTTTCTCAACCCGGCGCAGCGATTCCGCGCACAATTCCGCAACGGCGATGTGCGCGTGCGAGCGACAGGCGATGCGCCCGACAGCGAGTTGATCATCAAACTGACCGGCTACGGGTACGGCGGGAAGTTGATCAGCTTTGTTCCTGGCGGCATTGAGGCTCATCAGAACCGCATCGAGTACGAGCATCATCCTCAATTGACCCAATCGGCAATCGGCAGCCGACAAGAGCCGGAACCCGCAATCAAAGAGTGGTTTATCAACAGTGCGGAGGGGTTAGAGCACGGCTTCGTGCTGCCCGCGCCACCAGCGGTCGAACATACGGCAATAACGCCCTTGCGCGTGGAGTTGGCGCTGGATGGGGATTGGGAACCGCATTTGGACTCCACCCAACAAACGGTTGCGCTGACGACGGCGCGGGGCGCGGGTGCGCTCAGTTATGGTCAGTTGCGCGTGACCGATGCAAATGGGGCCGCCGTGGCAGCGCATTTCGAGTTAGCGGGTCGCCGCCTATCTATCGCGATGGAAGAGAACGCGGCTGCTTACCCACTGACAATTGATCCGCTGCTGATGCAGCAAACCAAGCTCACGGCGAACGACGGTTTGGCGGGTGACAAGTTGGGTAGTTCAGTGGCCATCAGCGGTGACACGGCGATTATCGGCGCGCCATACGATGATGTTGTGGCCACCGATCAGGGTTCGGTTTATG contains:
- a CDS encoding response regulator transcription factor, with amino-acid sequence MSNETFPTAVTPQPTADTIIKVAVVEDHREYREYLTALLAGTEGFHCTGSFRSMEEALQKIGFDLPAVALVDIGLPGMNGVEGIRLLKAKYPELLLLTLTIHDDDERVFDALCAGASGYLLKKTPPARLLESLKEAIAGGAPMSPEVARRVIALFRDIRPPERADYQLTPHELRLLKLFVDGHNYKTAAAELKVTPSTINFHLQNIYQKLQVHSKTEAVAKALRHRLI